A section of the Tachysurus fulvidraco isolate hzauxx_2018 chromosome 7, HZAU_PFXX_2.0, whole genome shotgun sequence genome encodes:
- the LOC125145174 gene encoding uncharacterized protein LOC125145174 translates to MIPISIAIAITITIPITITIPITITIPISIAISISIAIAITITIPIRIATPFTIAIPISIAIQINIAIPITIAIPITIHRDPDHHRDPHHHRDPHHHRDPHHHHNPHHHIHPHHHHNPHHHHDPHQHRDPHHIAISISIAIAITITIPIRIATPFTIAIPISIAIQITIAIPITIAIPITIAIPITITIPITISIPITITIPITITIPISIAISISIAIAITITIPIRITTPFTIAIPISIAIQISIAIPITIAIPITIAIPIIIITIIIIGIGVLIWQHRREENTSLEDIERLL, encoded by the exons ATGATCCCCATCAGCATCGCGATCGCCATCACCATCAcgatccccatcaccatcacgatccccatcaccatcacgATCCCCATCAGCATTGCGATCTCCATCAGCATCGCGATCGCCATCACCATCACGATCCCCATCCGCATCGCAACCCCCTTCACCATCGCGATCCCCATCAGCATCGCGATCCAGATCAACATCGCGATCCCCATCACCATCGCGATCCCCATCACCATC CATCGCGATCCAGATCACCATCGCGATCCCCATCACCATCGCGATCCCCATCACCATCGcgatccccatcaccatcacaATCCCCATCACCATATCcatccccatcaccatcacaatccccatcaccatcacgATCCCCATCAGCATCGCGATCCCCATCA CATCGCGATCTCCATCAGCATCGCGATCGCCATCACCATCACGATCCCCATCCGCATCGCGACCCCCTTCACCATCGCGATCCCCATCAGCATCGCGATCCAGATCACCATCGCGATCCCCATCACCATCGCGATCCCCATCACCATCGcgatccccatcaccatcacaATCCCCATCACCATATCcatccccatcaccatcacaatccccatcaccatcacgATCCCCATCAGCATCGCGATCTCCATCAGCATCGCAATCGCCATCACCATCACGATCCCCATCCGCATCACGACCCCCTTCACCATCGCGATCCCCATCAGCATCGCGATCCAGATCTCCATCGCGATCCCCATCACCATCGCGATCCCCATCACCATCGCGatccccatcatcatcatcaccatcatcatcattgggATTGGAGTCCTGATCTGGCAACACAGACGG GAGGAGAACACCAGTCTGGAGGATATTGAGAGGCTGCtgtaa